The following proteins come from a genomic window of Malus sylvestris chromosome 4, drMalSylv7.2, whole genome shotgun sequence:
- the LOC126619749 gene encoding zinc finger protein JACKDAW codes for MQKMSGDGFSINMSSAIDGFAQDHQLNDNPSGGLKPNPPNAVAKKKRNLPGTPDPDAEVIALSPTTLMATNRFVCEICNKGFQRDQNLQLHRRGHNLPWKLKQRLNKEVKKKVYICPEKTCVHHDPSRALGDLTGIKKHFSRKHGEKKWKCEKCSKKYAVQSDWKAHSKTCGTREYKCDCGTLFSRKDSFITHRAFCDALTEESARLTTSSVTGVHTNLNFGNDAMLNNPMMNNSQAVVQDASQISMQYGQGLMRQDFNGLDQLHQHEKPRLSLWLNQQATSNSNQVNLIDDMQANPNHPLYVTSSSSNAFPEMVQMPSASNNVNLFGSSNSMPTFGASTSGANLSLSPGQESGTSKLIGKNSNLVGSGVSKPPAAPMSATALLQKAAQLGSTRSSNNQGSSLGVNVMSSSSSSRGFSNLNQNRSNELHQVVQNAHQSGGGSANLSSLTSSSSNTSATTLEQLMNTIQRGPSNIGSIDHQNSLTRDFLGMGGAGGGEHIDQLSHTNRQIFFPQDLAKFASSMSQFTRNH; via the exons ATGCAAAAGATGTCCGGTGATGGTTTTTCGATTAATATGTCATCCGCCATTGACGGGTTTGCTCAAGATCATCAACTAAATGATAACCCTAGCGGCGGCCTAAAACCCAATCCTCCTAACGCCGTCgccaaaaaaaagagaaatctCCCGGGAACACCAG ATCCAGATGCTGAGGTTATTGCCCTATCTCCGACAACCCTAATGGCAACAAACCGGTTCGTCTGCGAAATATGCAACAAGGGTTTCCAGAGAGACCAGAATTTGCAGCTTCACAGAAGGGGTCACAACCTTCCCTGGAAGCTCAAGCAGCGACTGAACAAGGAGGTGAAGAAGAAGGTTTATATTTGCCCCGAGAAGACCTGCGTCCACCATGACCCGTCGAGAGCTCTTGGAGACCTCACCGGAATAAAGAAGCATTTCAGCAGAAAACATGGAGAGAAAAAGTGGAAGTGTGAGAAGTGTTCGAAGAAATATGCTGTCCAATCGGATTGGAAAGCTCACTCCAAGACCTGTGGGACTAGAGAGTACAAGTGTGACTGTGGAACCCTCTTTTCCAG GAAAGATAGCTTCATCACACACAGAGCATTTTGTGATGCCCTAACTGAAGAGAGTGCTAGGCTCACTACTTCATCAGTTACTGGAGTTCATACAAATCTCAACTTTGGAAATGATGCAATGTTAAACAATCCAATGATGAACAATAGTCAAGCAGTAGTTCAAGATGCGTCTCAAATTTCCATGCAGTATGGGCAAGGTTTGATGAGGCAAGATTTCAATGGCTTAGATCAGCTTCATCAACATGAGAAGCCAAGATTATCACTTTGGTTGAATCAGCAGGCAACCAGTAATTCTAATCAGGTTAATCTGATAGATGATATGCAAGCAAATCCTAATCATCCGCTTTATGTAACATCATCAAGCTCTAATGCTTTTCCTGAAATGGTGCAAATGCCATCGGCTTCCAACAATGTCAATCTTTTTGGCTCATCTAATTCCATGCCAacttttggagcttcaacaaGTGGTGCAAATCTCTCTTTGTCACCGGGTCAAGAAAGCGGGACTAGTAAGCTCATTGGGAAAAATAGTAATTTGGTGGGCAGCGGCGTGTCCAAGCCACCGGCTGCCCCAATGTCAGCCacagcacttttacaaaaagcaGCTCAATTGGGTTCGACTAGAAGCAGCAACAACCAAGGCAGCAGCTTGGGTGTAAATGTAATGtcctcatcatcttcttccagGGGCTTCTCGAATTTGAACCAAAATCGATCGAACGAGCTTCATCAAGTTGTACAAAATGCACATCAATCAGGTGGTGGTAGTGCAAATTTGAGTTCATTAACAAGTTCATCATCAAATACCAGTGCTACTACACTTGAGCAGCTAATGAATACTATTCAACGGGGTCCGAGCAATATCGGAAGTATTGATCATCAAAACAGTCTAACTAGGGACTTTTTGGGCATGGGAGGAGCAGGAGGAGGAGAACATATTGATCAGTTATCCCATACCAATAGGCAAATATTTTTTCCACAAGATCTAGCCAAGTTTGCATCTTCAATGAGCCAATTCACTCGCAACCACTAG